Within the Mumia flava genome, the region TCGGCCAGCACCTCACGCTGGGTCTCGTCGGCGTCGCGCCAGAGCCGGTCGACATCGGCCGCCTCGCCGAAGATCGTCCGGATCACCTCGCTCAGGTCACTCTCGCGCTCCGCCTGCATCGCCGTCCCCCGCGACGCCCGCGCTGCGTCCGCAGCCTCGACCGCGACGAGCGCGCTCGCCGGGTCGAGCAACCCGCTCGTGGCCAGCTCCTTCAACAGCGTCGAGCGCTCGAGCAGCTGGCGGTCGAGGGACGCCTGCGCCGTCGCCAGCCGGATGTGCAGACGGTCCAGCCGGCCCGCCGTCGTCGACAACGCGACCGTGATCGCGGCGATCACGGCCCCGACGACCAGGACCCACTCGAGCGTGCTCACGCGCTCCCTCCCAGCACCGTCTCGTAGACCCGCACCACCTCCGGCGCGACCACGCTCCAGTCGTAGCGCCGCACGGCCGTACGGGCCAGCGCCGCACGCGCGTCACGCGCGGGATCGAGCAGCGCCTCCCCGAGCACCTTCGCGAGCGACTCCGGATCGCCGTTGGCGAACATCGCGCCGAGGCGGCCGTCGTCGAGCACGTCGGCGAACGCAGGGATGTCGGAGGCCACGACGGGAGCACCCGCGGCCATCGCCTCGATCAGCACGATCCCGAAGCTCTCGCCGCCGGTGTTGGGCGCGACGTAGACGTCCGCCTCGGCGAGCAGCCGGGCGCGTACGGCGTCGTCCACCCTTCCCAGGACCTCGACGTGGTCGCGCAGGCTCGCGGGGACCAGTGCGGTGCCGGCCCGGACGTCGCCGGCGCCCGCGACGAGGACCCGCACGTCCCCGATCCGGTCCAGCACCGCGGGGAGCGCGTCCAGCAGCACCCCGAACCCCTTGCGGGGCTCCTCGAACCGCCCGAGGAAGAGCACGGTCGGCTTCTCCCCACCGCTCGCCCGCGGGATCTGCCCGAAGGAGGCGACATCGATGCCGTTCGGGATCACGACGGCGTCCCCGCCCTGGTACTGCGCCACGACGCGGCGAGCCTCGCGGGACACGGCGATCCGAGCGCTCAGCTTCTCCATCGCCGGCCGCAGCAGCGGCTCGGTCGCGGTCAGGGCGCGCGACCGGCCGATCGACGTGTGCACCGTCGCCACGGCGACGCCGGAGACCAGGCTGAGGGCGATCAACGACACGCTCGGTGTCGCGGGATCGTGCACGTGCACGACGTCGAACCGCCCGTCCCTCATCCAGCGGCGGGTCTTCGCCATCGCGACCGGACCGAACGACACCCGCGCGACCGCGCCGTTGTAGCGGACCGGGAGTGCCCGCCCGGCGGCGGAGACCCAGTCGGGCAGCTCGACCCCGACCGTCGCCGGCGCGAGCACCGACACGTCGACGCCGAGCCCCCGGAGCGTGCGGCTCAGGTCGAGGACGTGGTTCTGCACCCCGCCCGGGACGTCGAACGAGTACGGGCACACCATGCCGACCTTCACACCGACCAGCCTCTCAGAGCGGGGTCCGGTCAGCGCTGAACACACGCTGGAGCATGTGCCAGTCGGCCGGGTGCGCGCGGATCTGCGCGCTGAACGTGTCGGCGAGGTCCTGTGTCATGACCCGCAGGCCGTCGGGTCCGGCACGGTGCGGGACCGGCTCGTGCACCACCATCCGCATCCGCTCGCCCTCGTCGTGCGACGTCGCGGCGAACAGCACCGCGCCGGTCTGCTGTGCCAGCAGCGCCGGTCCGACCGGCATCCGGGCGGACTCGCCGAGGAGCTCGACCTCGATGCCGCTGCGGCTCAGGTCACGGTCGGCGAGCAGGCACACGAACCCGCCCGCCCGCAGGTGCTCGGCGAGCGCCGGCATCGTCGGGTCGCCTCCGGTGAGCGGGAGCACCTGCATCCCGAGCTCCTCGCGGAACGCGACGAACTCGTCGTACAGCCGTTCCGGTCGCAGCCGCTCCGCGACCGTCATCAGCGGCAGTCCGTGCAGGCAGGCCCAGGCGCCCATCAGGTCCCAGTTGCCCATGTGCGGCAGCGCGGCGATCAGACCGCGTCCGGCCGCCTGTGCTTCGTAGGCGATCTCGATGTCGTCGACGCCCATCGCGGCGTCGATGTCGTCGGCCGCGAGCCGCGGGAGCCGGAACACCTCGCCCCAGTAGCGCAGGTACGAGCGCATCGCGTCCCGGGTGAGGACGTCGAGGTCGGCGTCGGGCGCTGCCGCTCGCGCGAGATTGGCGCGGAGCTGGTCGATCCCGCGTCCGCCGCGCCGGGTCAGGGTGTCGGCGGTCGTCCGCAGGGCGCTCGACACCATCGCCTGAGGCAGACGGTTCGCGACCCCCCAGCCCGTACGGTACGCAGCCGCCTCGACCTCGGTCCGGACGGACGCGGCCAGGTCGCCGAGCGCGACGGGGCTCATGCGTCGGCCACGGTCATGCGTCGGCCAGCGCCTGGCGCCGGACCATGACGATCCGCTGGATCACGGTGATCGTGCTCGCGACGGCGAGCGCCCACAGCACGATCGTGCGCAGCACCGGCAGGTCGAACAGACCCGAGAGGCCCGTCATCACCAGCACCGCGACCAGCCGGTCCGACCGCTCGGCGATGCCGCCCTTGGCCTCCATCCCCAGGGCCTCGGCACGCGCGCGGACGTACGACGTCAGCTGACCGCCGACCAGGCACCACAGCGCGACGCCCATGAGCAGGAGGTCGTCGCCGTCCCCGGCGTACCAGAGCACGAGGCCGCCGAAGACCGCCGCGTCGCCGACCCGATCGAGGGTGGAGTCGAGGAACGCACCCCACGCGCTGGACCGCCCGGACCGGCGGGCCATCAGGCCGTCGACGATGTCGGAGAACACGAACAGGGTCACCACCATGACCCCGACGAAGAACTGGCCGCGCGGGAAGAACCACAGCGCGCCGAACGAGACACCGAGCGTGCCGACGAACGTGACGGCGTCGGGGCTGATCCCGAGCCGCAGGAGGAAGTCGGCGACCGGCGTCATGATCCGCGCCCACCTCGCCCGGAAGCGTTCGAGCATCAGGCCACCTCGTCCCAGGCCTTGGCGAGCAGGTCGCGCGTGTCGGCGAGCAGCTGCGGCAGCACCTTGGCACCGCCGACGACCGTGATGAAGTTGACGTCACCGGACCACCGCGGGACGACGTGCTGGTGCAGGTGGTCCGACAGCGACCCGCCGGCGACACCGCCGAGGTTCAGGCCCACGTTGAACGCGGCGGGCCCGCTGACCTGCTTGATCACCCGGACGGCTTGCTGGGTGAACGCGGTCAGCTCGTGGGCCTCGTCGTCGGTGAGCGCCTCCAGCTCGCCGACGTGACGGTTCGTGACGACCATGAGGTGGCCCGGGTTGTACGGGTGCAGGTTCAGGACGGCGAACACGTGCCGACCGCGCGCCACGATCAGCGTCTCGGCGTCGCCCTTCCTCTGCATCGTGCAGAACGGGCAGCCGTCGTCGTCCTCGTCGTCGCCGTTGACCTCGGTGACGTAGGCCATCCGGTGCGGCGTCCACAGCCGGTCGAAGTCCTCGAACCCGTGGTCCGAGCGTCCCCAGGGGCGCGCGTCGCTCCCGTCGGTCATACCTGGACCCGGCTCGCGACCGCGTCCACGATCCGTGCGATCGCGTCGTCGGCGGCCACCCCGTTGTCCTGGTCCCCGCTGCGGTAGCGGAACGACACCGCCCCCGCCTCGACGTCGTTGTCGCCGGCGATCAGCATGAACGGAACCTTCTGGGTCTGGGCGTTGCGGATCTTCTTCTGCATCCGGTCGTCGGAGTCGTCGACCTCGACGCGGATCCCCGCGGCACGCAGCCGGGTCGCCACGGCGGTGAGGTAGTCGACGTGCCGCTCCGCGATCGGGATCGCGGTGACCTGGACGGGGGCGAGCCACGGAGGGAATGCGCCGGCGTAGTGCTCGACGAGCACGCCGAAGAAACGCTCGAGGGACCCGAACTTGGCCGAGTGGATCATCACGGGCTGCTGACGGGACCCGTCCGGGGCGACGTACTCCAGGCCGAACCG harbors:
- a CDS encoding phosphatidylinositol mannoside acyltransferase, translated to MSPVALGDLAASVRTEVEAAAYRTGWGVANRLPQAMVSSALRTTADTLTRRGGRGIDQLRANLARAAAPDADLDVLTRDAMRSYLRYWGEVFRLPRLAADDIDAAMGVDDIEIAYEAQAAGRGLIAALPHMGNWDLMGAWACLHGLPLMTVAERLRPERLYDEFVAFREELGMQVLPLTGGDPTMPALAEHLRAGGFVCLLADRDLSRSGIEVELLGESARMPVGPALLAQQTGAVLFAATSHDEGERMRMVVHEPVPHRAGPDGLRVMTQDLADTFSAQIRAHPADWHMLQRVFSADRTPL
- a CDS encoding glycosyltransferase family 4 protein, with the translated sequence MKVGMVCPYSFDVPGGVQNHVLDLSRTLRGLGVDVSVLAPATVGVELPDWVSAAGRALPVRYNGAVARVSFGPVAMAKTRRWMRDGRFDVVHVHDPATPSVSLIALSLVSGVAVATVHTSIGRSRALTATEPLLRPAMEKLSARIAVSREARRVVAQYQGGDAVVIPNGIDVASFGQIPRASGGEKPTVLFLGRFEEPRKGFGVLLDALPAVLDRIGDVRVLVAGAGDVRAGTALVPASLRDHVEVLGRVDDAVRARLLAEADVYVAPNTGGESFGIVLIEAMAAGAPVVASDIPAFADVLDDGRLGAMFANGDPESLAKVLGEALLDPARDARAALARTAVRRYDWSVVAPEVVRVYETVLGGSA
- the pgsA gene encoding phosphatidylinositol phosphate synthase gives rise to the protein MLERFRARWARIMTPVADFLLRLGISPDAVTFVGTLGVSFGALWFFPRGQFFVGVMVVTLFVFSDIVDGLMARRSGRSSAWGAFLDSTLDRVGDAAVFGGLVLWYAGDGDDLLLMGVALWCLVGGQLTSYVRARAEALGMEAKGGIAERSDRLVAVLVMTGLSGLFDLPVLRTIVLWALAVASTITVIQRIVMVRRQALADA
- a CDS encoding HIT family protein, giving the protein MTDGSDARPWGRSDHGFEDFDRLWTPHRMAYVTEVNGDDEDDDGCPFCTMQRKGDAETLIVARGRHVFAVLNLHPYNPGHLMVVTNRHVGELEALTDDEAHELTAFTQQAVRVIKQVSGPAAFNVGLNLGGVAGGSLSDHLHQHVVPRWSGDVNFITVVGGAKVLPQLLADTRDLLAKAWDEVA